A stretch of the Lytechinus variegatus isolate NC3 chromosome 5, Lvar_3.0, whole genome shotgun sequence genome encodes the following:
- the LOC121415214 gene encoding amiloride-sensitive sodium channel subunit beta-like isoform X2, with the protein MEGRQDDGNKGTWDSTPARIGESLRMLIDSRMEVSSAHGVPNIQRASNPTIKLAWTVIFLAGTGVMTWQVVALFQAYFAWDYTVNLENVQDWAQRVSQPRYYRSKSLDYARYRIRQVALANTSIEERVSLGHSLDDMLLDCSWKGIPCSPENFTQIYDSQLGNCYTFNSGQHGEQLNTHRPGSYFGLSLELFVEQDEYVEGMTQEAGFRVKIHHPSNMPFPAEEGILISPGFNTAIGLRMLELDRLPDPYGDCKADLSEDIADDVYHQHYNITYNRKTCEVSCYQNEVIRRCGCFDASYLNSLEVDKTIYPCRYTSPVETKCLANIEWEQADDELECNCPIACHETTYLSRVSSSIWPANAYESLLFERMALYNDVMRTNVNGENASEWTRQNLAKLEVYYDEFNYEYIRQVPAYTIPDLLSDIGGQLGLWLGLSVITIFELLEGAWLILAFIFTRCGNSTREVDVHPKTNTVVI; encoded by the exons ATGGAAGGCCGGCAGGACGATGGGAATAAAGGTACATGGGACTCGACTCCTGCTCGCATAGGGGAGAGTCTACGAATGCTGATTGACAGTCGCATGGAGGTTTCGTCGGCCCATGGCGTACCAAACATCCAGCGGGCCTCAAATCCAACCATCAAACTAGCATGGACTGTCATCTTTTTGGCTGGCACTGGCGTGATGACTTGGCAAGTTGTCGCTCTCTTTCAGGCCTACTTCGCATGGGACTATACAGTCAACCTAGAG AATGTTCAAGATTGGGCTCAGCGTGTCTCACAACCAAGATATTATAGGAGTAAGTCGTTGGATTATGCAAGATATCGCATTCGACAGGTTGCTCTCGCCAACACAAGCATTGAAGAGAGGGTTTCTCTTGGTCATTCTTTAGATGATATGCTTCTAGACTGCTCCTGGAAGGGGATTCCATGCTCGCCTGA AAATTTTACCCAGATTTACGACTCTCAGCTGGGCAACTGTTACACCTTCAACTCTGGGCAACATGGAGAACAACTTAATACCCATCGACCAGGCTCCTATTTCG gtCTATCGCTGGAGCTATTTGTTGAACAGGATGAGTACGTGGAAGGAATGACTCAAGAAGCTGGTTTTCGGGTCAAGATACACCATCCATCCAACATGCCGTTCCCTGCCGAAGAGGGCATCCTCATATCTCCTGGTTTCAACACCGCCATTGGGCTTCGCATG ctCGAGTTGGATCGGTTACCTGATCCGTATGGAGATTGCAAGGCTGACCTGTCCGAAGATATCGCTGATGATGTGTATCATCAACATTACAATATTACCTACAATAGAAAG acaTGTGAGGTTAGCTGCTACCAAAACGAGGTGATAAGAAGATGTGGGTGTTTTGATGCTTCATATCTCAACTCTCTTGAAGTCGACAAAACTATATATCCATGTAGATATACAAGTCCCGTAG AAACCAAATGCTTGGCAAATATAGAATGGGAGCAGGCAGATGACGAACTGGAATGTAACTGCCCTATTGCGTGTCA TGAAACCACGTATCTCTCTCGAGTGAGTTCTTCTATTTGGCCTGCGAATGCTTATGAG TCTCTGCTCTTTGAAAGAATGGCGCTGTATAATgacgtcatgaggacgaatgtGAATGGTGAAAACGCTTCAGAATGGACTCG gCAGAACTTGGCGAAACTGGAGGTATACTATGACGAGTTCAACTACGAATATATTCGACAAGTGCCAGCATACACG ATCCCCGATCTCTTGAGCGATATTGGCGGTCAGCTTGGACTCTGGCTTGGACTGTCCGTCATAACAATCTTCGAGCTTTTGGAGGGAGCTTGGCTCATTCTTGCTTTCATCTTCACTCGATGTGGAAATAGCACCAGAGAAGTAGATGTCCATCCCAAGACTAATACGGTTGTCATATAA
- the LOC121415214 gene encoding degenerin mec-10-like isoform X1 produces MEGRQDDGNKGTWDSTPARIGESLRMLIDSRMEVSSAHGVPNIQRASNPTIKLAWTVIFLAGTGVMTWQVVALFQAYFAWDYTVNLEVKFNRTQYFPAITICNTNPMRKSGLKTKDSKFQEIFDFDYDPSTPITEGGDEPPIPLGSHSDRGPPEGQNERSENVQDWAQRVSQPRYYRSKSLDYARYRIRQVALANTSIEERVSLGHSLDDMLLDCSWKGIPCSPENFTQIYDSQLGNCYTFNSGQHGEQLNTHRPGSYFGLSLELFVEQDEYVEGMTQEAGFRVKIHHPSNMPFPAEEGILISPGFNTAIGLRMLELDRLPDPYGDCKADLSEDIADDVYHQHYNITYNRKTCEVSCYQNEVIRRCGCFDASYLNSLEVDKTIYPCRYTSPVETKCLANIEWEQADDELECNCPIACHETTYLSRVSSSIWPANAYESLLFERMALYNDVMRTNVNGENASEWTRQNLAKLEVYYDEFNYEYIRQVPAYTIPDLLSDIGGQLGLWLGLSVITIFELLEGAWLILAFIFTRCGNSTREVDVHPKTNTVVI; encoded by the exons ATGGAAGGCCGGCAGGACGATGGGAATAAAGGTACATGGGACTCGACTCCTGCTCGCATAGGGGAGAGTCTACGAATGCTGATTGACAGTCGCATGGAGGTTTCGTCGGCCCATGGCGTACCAAACATCCAGCGGGCCTCAAATCCAACCATCAAACTAGCATGGACTGTCATCTTTTTGGCTGGCACTGGCGTGATGACTTGGCAAGTTGTCGCTCTCTTTCAGGCCTACTTCGCATGGGACTATACAGTCAACCTAGAG GTAAAATTCAACCGGACCCAATATTTCCCCGCCATCACCATCTGCAACACAAATCCAATGAGGAAATCAGGACTTAAAACCAAGGACTCTAAGTTCCAAGAAATATTTGACTTTGATTACGATCCATCAACACCAATCACAGAAG GTGGCGATGAACCCCCTATCCCTTTGGGCTCTCATTCTGACCGCGGACCGCCGGAAGGTCAGAATGAAAGGAGTGAG AATGTTCAAGATTGGGCTCAGCGTGTCTCACAACCAAGATATTATAGGAGTAAGTCGTTGGATTATGCAAGATATCGCATTCGACAGGTTGCTCTCGCCAACACAAGCATTGAAGAGAGGGTTTCTCTTGGTCATTCTTTAGATGATATGCTTCTAGACTGCTCCTGGAAGGGGATTCCATGCTCGCCTGA AAATTTTACCCAGATTTACGACTCTCAGCTGGGCAACTGTTACACCTTCAACTCTGGGCAACATGGAGAACAACTTAATACCCATCGACCAGGCTCCTATTTCG gtCTATCGCTGGAGCTATTTGTTGAACAGGATGAGTACGTGGAAGGAATGACTCAAGAAGCTGGTTTTCGGGTCAAGATACACCATCCATCCAACATGCCGTTCCCTGCCGAAGAGGGCATCCTCATATCTCCTGGTTTCAACACCGCCATTGGGCTTCGCATG ctCGAGTTGGATCGGTTACCTGATCCGTATGGAGATTGCAAGGCTGACCTGTCCGAAGATATCGCTGATGATGTGTATCATCAACATTACAATATTACCTACAATAGAAAG acaTGTGAGGTTAGCTGCTACCAAAACGAGGTGATAAGAAGATGTGGGTGTTTTGATGCTTCATATCTCAACTCTCTTGAAGTCGACAAAACTATATATCCATGTAGATATACAAGTCCCGTAG AAACCAAATGCTTGGCAAATATAGAATGGGAGCAGGCAGATGACGAACTGGAATGTAACTGCCCTATTGCGTGTCA TGAAACCACGTATCTCTCTCGAGTGAGTTCTTCTATTTGGCCTGCGAATGCTTATGAG TCTCTGCTCTTTGAAAGAATGGCGCTGTATAATgacgtcatgaggacgaatgtGAATGGTGAAAACGCTTCAGAATGGACTCG gCAGAACTTGGCGAAACTGGAGGTATACTATGACGAGTTCAACTACGAATATATTCGACAAGTGCCAGCATACACG ATCCCCGATCTCTTGAGCGATATTGGCGGTCAGCTTGGACTCTGGCTTGGACTGTCCGTCATAACAATCTTCGAGCTTTTGGAGGGAGCTTGGCTCATTCTTGCTTTCATCTTCACTCGATGTGGAAATAGCACCAGAGAAGTAGATGTCCATCCCAAGACTAATACGGTTGTCATATAA